One genomic region from Stackebrandtia nassauensis DSM 44728 encodes:
- a CDS encoding alpha/beta fold hydrolase yields the protein MWKTKNIDLSAGTIDYLDTGGTKPVLVLVHGLLMDETLWTDVVAELAPEYRCVVPVLPLGAHRHAMSHGADLSLPGVARLLAEFVDRLGLTDVTLVGNDTGGAVVQLLMAEPAASVARAVLVSCEAFDNLPPGLTGRALVLTGKLPPRLFGLFMRQLRLKPMRRLPFVFGWLTRRGDAVTAGWVTPVIGDVAVARDATRTLRSIASNRKLLLDNATRLPGFDRPVLVVWAKNDRVMPPEHGERLAELLPDARLTVVDDTDALIPLDQPTALAGHIREFVAERAAH from the coding sequence ATGTGGAAAACGAAGAACATCGATCTGTCCGCCGGCACCATCGACTACCTCGACACCGGCGGCACCAAACCCGTCCTCGTACTCGTCCACGGCCTGCTCATGGACGAGACGCTGTGGACCGACGTCGTCGCCGAGCTCGCCCCCGAATACCGGTGCGTGGTCCCGGTGCTGCCGCTGGGTGCTCACCGGCACGCGATGTCCCACGGCGCCGACCTCTCGCTGCCGGGCGTCGCGCGGCTGCTCGCGGAGTTCGTCGATCGGCTCGGCCTCACCGATGTCACGCTCGTCGGCAACGACACCGGAGGCGCGGTCGTCCAACTGCTCATGGCCGAACCCGCCGCGTCCGTCGCGCGGGCGGTCCTGGTGTCGTGCGAGGCCTTCGACAACCTGCCGCCCGGACTGACCGGCAGGGCGCTCGTCCTCACCGGCAAACTCCCGCCGCGACTGTTCGGGCTTTTCATGCGGCAGCTGCGGCTCAAACCGATGCGGCGGCTGCCGTTCGTGTTCGGCTGGCTGACCCGGCGCGGCGACGCGGTCACCGCCGGATGGGTGACACCCGTCATCGGCGACGTCGCCGTGGCCCGCGACGCGACCCGGACCCTGCGGTCGATCGCGTCGAACCGGAAACTGTTGCTGGACAACGCCACCCGCCTGCCCGGCTTCGACCGCCCCGTCCTCGTCGTGTGGGCGAAGAACGACCGCGTCATGCCGCCCGAGCACGGCGAACGGCTGGCCGAACTGCTGCCCGACGCCCGGCTGACGGTAGTGGACGACACCGACGCCCTCATCCCGCTGGACCAGCCCACGGCGCTGGCGGGCCACATCCGCGAGTTCGTCGCCGAGCGCGCGGCTCACTGA
- a CDS encoding TetR/AcrR family transcriptional regulator gives MADTQAGYRRSTGTPRGNARRDELLELVTDDLAANGLADFSLRRAARAAGTTHKVLLYHFDGAEDVLAQAVRQLRQRRIDKAALTAIAERPTLAERVAEIWPILIGAESAVLSQAMGLAMQDPVRYADLGREATGQYIPVLKSLCPTEWSDERKTGVSQMILATMRGFLMHRRVTGDEEGPETGLAALVRAIEREEAAGE, from the coding sequence ATGGCTGACACGCAGGCGGGCTACCGGCGCTCCACGGGCACACCTCGCGGAAACGCCCGCCGGGACGAACTCCTGGAACTGGTGACCGACGACCTCGCCGCCAACGGGCTGGCCGACTTCTCGCTGCGTCGGGCGGCCAGGGCGGCGGGCACGACCCACAAGGTGCTGCTGTACCACTTCGACGGCGCCGAGGACGTGTTGGCGCAGGCGGTGCGGCAGTTGCGGCAGCGGCGGATCGACAAGGCGGCGCTGACGGCGATCGCCGAACGTCCCACGCTCGCCGAACGGGTCGCGGAGATCTGGCCGATCCTCATCGGCGCGGAGTCGGCCGTGCTCAGTCAGGCCATGGGGCTGGCGATGCAGGACCCGGTGCGCTACGCCGATCTGGGCCGCGAGGCCACCGGACAGTACATTCCCGTGCTCAAGTCGTTGTGCCCCACGGAATGGAGCGACGAACGCAAGACCGGGGTGTCCCAGATGATCCTGGCGACGATGCGGGGTTTCCTGATGCACCGCCGGGTCACCGGCGACGAGGAGGGCCCCGAGACCGGTCTGGCGGCGCTGGTGCGGGCGATCGAACGTGAAGAGGCCGCCGGGGAGTAG
- a CDS encoding DUF664 domain-containing protein yields the protein MCSDDAATSSPQLSADDCLFFVDRALDQMVAIVTELGDTTANRSPDLPGANSPYQLLTHCLGVCEYWGGAMIAGRVVERDRAAEFTAEGPVEPLAQRVQAAKAQFRRDLASLRATAPTAAALPKHWNPTKAERTFTQGEALVHVVEELCQHLGHLEITRDILRAN from the coding sequence GTGTGCAGTGACGATGCCGCCACCTCCAGCCCCCAGCTCAGTGCCGACGATTGCCTGTTCTTCGTCGACCGAGCACTCGACCAGATGGTGGCGATTGTCACCGAACTGGGCGATACCACCGCGAACCGGTCCCCCGACCTGCCCGGGGCCAACAGCCCCTACCAGCTGCTCACCCACTGCCTGGGCGTGTGCGAGTACTGGGGCGGCGCCATGATCGCCGGACGCGTCGTCGAACGCGACCGCGCCGCCGAGTTCACCGCCGAGGGCCCGGTAGAACCGCTGGCCCAACGGGTCCAGGCGGCCAAGGCGCAGTTCCGGCGCGACTTGGCCAGCCTGCGCGCCACGGCCCCCACCGCGGCGGCTCTGCCGAAGCACTGGAACCCGACCAAGGCCGAACGCACCTTCACCCAGGGCGAAGCGCTGGTCCACGTCGTCGAGGAACTGTGCCAACACCTGGGCCACCTCGAGATCACCCGAGACATCCTGCGCGCCAACTGA
- the uvrB gene encoding excinuclease ABC subunit UvrB, producing MTIEIPRTDGTFTVVSDYEPSGDQPTAITELARRINGDERDVVLLGATGTGKSATAAWLVERLQRPALVMAHNKTLAAQLAKEFRELLPNNAVEYFVSYYDYYQPEAYVPQTDTYIEKDSSINDEVERLRHSTMHSLLTRNDVVVVATVSAIYGLVTPTEFYKHTATVKVGEEYDRDSLLRRLVEIQYTRNDYAFTRGTFRVRGDTIDIIPAYEELAVRIEMFGDEVEKLFYINPLTGEVVRHVTELVIFPGAAYVTSGENQERAVRDIEAELEERLAELERQSKHLESQRLRMRTTYDLEMIRQIGSCSGIENYSRHFDGRSAGEPPYTLLDYFPENFITIIDESHQTVPQIGGMYEGDASRKRTLVEHGFRLPSAMDNRPLRFDEFRERVGQTVYMSATPGPWELEQAKGQYAEQVIRPTGLVDPQVVVRQTKGQIDDLMHEITERAKANERVLVTTLTKKMAEDLTDYFLDNNIRVRYLHSEVDTLRRVELLRELRAGEFDVLVGINLLREGLDLPEVSLVAILDADKEGFLRSGTSLIQTIGRAARNVSGQVIMYADKITDSMRKALDETDRRREKQIAHNKEHGIDPTPLRKRIGDILDDIYATADDTETLVGGSGRQQSRGKAPVPQTRSRAGAVVASGEGVPREELTSMIATLNDQMLTAARELQFEVAARYRDEIAELKRELRQFDEAGAS from the coding sequence GTGACCATCGAGATTCCACGTACCGACGGGACCTTCACCGTCGTCAGCGACTACGAACCCTCCGGTGACCAGCCCACGGCCATCACCGAACTCGCCCGCCGCATCAACGGCGACGAACGCGACGTGGTGCTGCTGGGAGCCACCGGCACCGGCAAGTCCGCCACCGCCGCGTGGCTGGTCGAACGGCTGCAACGCCCGGCACTGGTGATGGCCCACAACAAGACCCTGGCCGCGCAGCTGGCCAAGGAGTTCCGGGAACTGCTGCCCAACAACGCCGTCGAGTACTTCGTGTCGTACTACGACTACTACCAGCCCGAGGCGTACGTGCCGCAGACCGACACCTACATCGAGAAGGACTCGTCCATCAACGACGAGGTGGAACGGCTGCGCCACTCCACCATGCACTCGCTGCTGACCCGCAACGACGTGGTCGTGGTGGCGACGGTGTCGGCGATCTACGGTCTGGTCACACCCACCGAGTTCTACAAGCACACCGCCACGGTGAAGGTGGGGGAGGAGTACGACCGCGACTCGCTGCTGCGTCGCCTGGTCGAGATCCAGTACACCCGCAACGACTACGCCTTCACCCGCGGCACCTTCCGGGTCCGCGGCGACACCATCGACATCATCCCCGCCTACGAGGAACTGGCGGTGCGCATCGAGATGTTCGGTGACGAGGTCGAGAAGCTGTTCTACATCAACCCGCTCACCGGCGAAGTGGTGCGGCACGTCACCGAACTGGTGATCTTCCCCGGCGCCGCCTACGTCACCAGCGGCGAGAACCAGGAACGCGCGGTGCGCGACATCGAGGCCGAGCTGGAGGAGCGGCTGGCCGAACTGGAACGGCAGTCCAAGCACCTGGAGTCGCAGCGGCTGCGGATGCGCACCACCTATGACCTGGAGATGATCCGCCAGATCGGTTCCTGCTCCGGCATCGAGAACTACTCGCGGCACTTCGACGGCCGCTCCGCCGGGGAACCGCCGTACACGCTGCTGGACTACTTCCCGGAGAACTTCATCACCATCATCGACGAGTCGCACCAGACGGTGCCGCAGATCGGCGGCATGTACGAGGGCGACGCGTCCCGCAAACGCACCCTGGTGGAGCACGGTTTCCGGCTGCCCAGCGCCATGGACAACCGCCCGCTGCGCTTCGACGAGTTCCGCGAGCGGGTGGGCCAGACGGTGTACATGTCGGCCACGCCCGGCCCGTGGGAGCTGGAACAGGCCAAGGGCCAGTACGCCGAGCAGGTCATCCGGCCCACCGGCCTGGTGGACCCGCAGGTGGTGGTGCGGCAGACCAAGGGCCAGATCGACGACCTCATGCACGAGATCACCGAACGCGCCAAGGCCAACGAGCGGGTCTTGGTCACCACGCTGACCAAGAAGATGGCCGAGGACCTCACCGACTACTTCCTGGACAACAACATCCGGGTCCGCTACCTGCACTCCGAAGTAGACACACTGCGGCGGGTGGAGCTGCTGCGCGAACTGCGGGCGGGGGAGTTCGACGTCCTGGTCGGCATCAACCTGCTCCGGGAGGGCCTCGACCTGCCCGAGGTGTCGCTGGTGGCGATCCTGGACGCGGACAAGGAGGGCTTCCTGCGTTCGGGCACCTCGCTGATCCAGACCATCGGCCGCGCGGCCCGTAACGTCTCGGGCCAGGTGATCATGTACGCCGACAAGATCACCGACTCGATGCGCAAGGCCCTTGACGAGACCGATCGCCGTCGCGAGAAGCAGATCGCGCACAACAAGGAGCACGGCATCGACCCGACGCCGCTGCGCAAACGCATCGGCGACATCCTCGATGACATCTACGCCACCGCGGACGACACCGAGACCCTGGTGGGCGGCTCGGGCCGGCAACAGAGCCGGGGCAAGGCCCCGGTCCCGCAGACCCGCAGCCGGGCCGGAGCGGTGGTCGCCTCCGGCGAGGGCGTCCCCCGCGAGGAACTGACCTCGATGATCGCCACCCTCAACGACCAGATGCTCACGGCGGCAAGAGAACTCCAGTTCGAGGTCGCCGCCCGCTACCGCGACGAGATCGCCGAACTCAAACGCGAACTGCGCCAGTTCGACGAAGCCGGAGCCAGCTGA
- the coaE gene encoding dephospho-CoA kinase, which translates to MLSVGLTGGIGAGKSTVARRLTELGAVLIDSDVLAREVIAPGTPGLAKVADTFGADILDATGALDRAALAQRVFADPEARTRLEAIIHPLVRQRSVELAEAAADDAIVVNDVPLLAEVGLAPTFDLVIVVEASHELRLERLTARGLPAEQAQARIAAQASDDVRRAVADVVIDNAGTVDDLNAAVDALWHERLVPFEDNKRNRRIARRSETITMADYSPQWPSRFERLAARLRHVMGDKALRVDHVGSTAVPGLVAKDVIDIQITVADLADADAAAEQLAAAGFPRLEGITNDTPKPFAPEVSQWRKRMHCGCDPRNITQIHIRQVDSAGWRYALLFVDWLRADTAARDDYAHHKRALANDHATTSDYADAKEPWFDLALPRAEDWAKRTNWHPA; encoded by the coding sequence GTGCTGAGTGTGGGATTGACCGGCGGTATCGGCGCCGGAAAGAGTACGGTGGCCCGTCGACTGACCGAACTGGGAGCGGTGCTCATCGACTCCGACGTCCTGGCCCGCGAGGTCATCGCCCCCGGAACCCCGGGCCTGGCCAAGGTCGCCGACACCTTCGGCGCCGACATCCTGGACGCCACCGGCGCCCTCGACCGCGCCGCCCTGGCCCAACGGGTGTTCGCCGATCCCGAGGCCCGCACCCGGCTGGAGGCCATCATCCATCCGCTGGTGCGGCAACGGTCCGTCGAACTCGCCGAGGCCGCCGCCGACGACGCGATCGTCGTCAACGACGTGCCGCTGCTGGCCGAGGTCGGACTGGCGCCCACCTTCGATCTCGTCATCGTCGTGGAAGCCTCCCACGAGCTGCGGCTGGAGCGCTTGACGGCTCGCGGGCTGCCCGCCGAGCAAGCCCAGGCCCGCATCGCCGCCCAGGCGTCCGACGACGTGCGACGCGCGGTCGCCGACGTCGTCATCGACAACGCCGGAACCGTCGACGACCTCAACGCCGCCGTCGACGCGCTGTGGCACGAGCGCCTGGTTCCCTTCGAGGACAACAAGAGAAACCGCCGCATCGCCCGGCGCTCCGAGACCATCACGATGGCCGACTACAGTCCCCAGTGGCCGTCCCGCTTCGAGCGTCTCGCCGCTCGGCTGCGGCACGTCATGGGCGACAAGGCTTTGCGGGTCGACCACGTGGGATCGACCGCGGTTCCCGGGCTGGTCGCCAAGGACGTCATCGACATCCAGATCACCGTCGCCGACCTGGCCGACGCCGACGCGGCGGCCGAACAGCTCGCCGCCGCCGGGTTCCCGCGGCTGGAGGGCATCACCAACGACACCCCCAAACCGTTCGCGCCCGAGGTCTCGCAGTGGCGCAAGCGGATGCACTGCGGCTGCGACCCGCGCAACATCACCCAGATCCACATTCGACAGGTCGACTCGGCGGGCTGGCGCTACGCGCTGCTGTTCGTCGACTGGCTGCGCGCCGACACGGCCGCGCGCGACGACTATGCCCACCACAAACGCGCGCTGGCCAACGATCACGCCACGACGTCGGACTACGCCGACGCCAAGGAACCCTGGTTCGACCTGGCGCTCCCGCGCGCCGAGGACTGGGCCAAGCGCACCAACTGGCACCCAGCCTGA